The Sulfurospirillum sp. UCH001 genome segment TTTGAAGACTTAAATGCTGTTGTTTTAGGTGTGAGCCCCGATAGTACAGCATCTCATCAAAAGTTTATTGCAAAACAAAAACTTGAAATTACATTACTTTCAGATATGGATACAGAAGTAGCCCAGCGCTATGGCGTTTGGCAACTCAAAAAGTTTTGTGGAAAAGAGTATATGGGTATTGTACGTTCAACATTTTTAATTGACCCAAGTGGAAAAATCGCTGGACTCTGGTCAAATGTAAAAGTCAAAGATCACGCAAATGAAGTAAAAAAAGCATTAGAAGCACTTCAATAAAGTGCTTCTTTTTTTGCTTTAGTTGCTAACTGAAATAGCACATCCAATCCATTCTTCACGAATGGCATCGCTAGAAGAGACTTCATTGGTACGGAGTCTCTCTGTCGCAACGTTATGTTTAGTCGTCAAATTCTGAATGATTGCCTCAGCGCGCTTGGAGGCTAGTGATTGAAGTGCCTCAGGTGTAATGGTGACACTTTCTGCAATTTTAGCGATTAA includes the following:
- the bcp gene encoding thioredoxin-dependent thiol peroxidase codes for the protein MLKIGDQAPLLTLPNQDNVEISLRDLEGKWVVLYFYPKDSTPGCTTEACDFTAALPAFEDLNAVVLGVSPDSTASHQKFIAKQKLEITLLSDMDTEVAQRYGVWQLKKFCGKEYMGIVRSTFLIDPSGKIAGLWSNVKVKDHANEVKKALEALQ